CATGCAGAAAACAAACGATAAAGCGCTCTTGGGCAAACCCTGTGAATTGATAGAAGGGCAAGGCAGCAAGGGCAGACGCTCTAGCAATGTGATTAGCAAGAAACCAGATTTCACCAATGCCAAAGCCTAGTCCTAGGGACAATCCGAACGGGATATAGGTGTGGGGATTAACCCGTCGCCGTAGGGCTGGAATCAGTAATGGTAGCAATTTGGCTGGTTCTTCCGTCAGAGGTGCGTACCACAGGGCAATAAATTGGTAAAGGCCAGGTTTAGCATCTAGCACAGTCACTAACCAACTATTCAGCGGCGATCGCACTAGGTAGAATGCCAGGGGTTGTAGGGGCAAGGTACACACGGCAGCCATCAGCAACCATTGCCGATCGCGACGATCGCTGAGTGCCCAAATCAACCAACCATAGAGACTGGCAGATATTAGCGTGGTGATTGCTGCCATGACATAAATACCTGAACCAAGGAGAGGATTCATGACTACACACAGAGTTGACTTGACCAGGTCTGATGTCCCCGATTAGGCTGGCAGCGACTTTGTACCCCTGCCCATACCACTTGCCACTGCCCATTAGATTGCCGCCTGAGTTCCAGGTAGTAGCGCAATCCTGCTACAGAATCGTCTGGTAACCCAGATTTTGTGAAAATCGCGATCGCAGTCATCTTGCTCCCGCCACCTTGGTAATCGATTTGCAGGGTTTCTGATTGGGGAAACTCATCCATAGAGGCAAACAGCCGATAAATCAACAGGCGCGGATCTCGATTGACTAGGGAGCCAGTGCGTTGCAAATCTCGGAGGGGAATTGGGCGAAAGTTTCGCCTCTCTACGCTGGGTGAGGCAACCTGGGCATGGAGATGTTGACTAGGTGTGCCCGCGAAAATCAGGCCACCCAGGGCGATCGCAGTCCAGAAAGCACAGAACCCTCGATTATTCATCATCGGAATACAGCTATAGAATTCCGCTGCCATTATCTGCCAGAGTTAAAACGATTGTCACGTTGATAATTCCCATACTGCTGTTATCCAGTTGCTAGGATTGTGCCAGCACTTGCATTACCCTGGTATGTGCTAACAATGCCGTAGGCCTCACCGTAGTGAACAGGAGATAATCTAAGGATGTCTGAACCAAATGGTGTCATGATGCAATACTTTCACTGGTACATACCAGCAGATGGCAGCTTGTGGCGCGAGCTGACGACACGGGCACAAGAACTAGCCAATGTAGGCATTACATCCGTTTGGTTACCGCCCGCCTATAAGGGCACAGGTGGTGCTTACGATGTGGGCTACGGTGTTTATGACCTGTATGACTTGGGTGAATTTGACCAAAAGGGATCAGTACGCACCAAATATGGCACTAAAGATGAATATATTGCAGCCATCAAGGCAGCAAAACGTGCTGGATTACGGGTCTATGCAGATGTGGTCTTTAACCATCGTTTAGGAGCTGATGCGATCGAAGAAGTAGAGGCAACACCCGTTGATCCCAACAATCGCCACCGCCCCATTGGCGATCGCCGCACCATCAAAGCTTGGACTCACTTCACCTTTCCTGGTCGCAAGGGTAAATACTCTGACATGGAATGGCACTGGTGGCACTTCGATGCTGTCGATTACAACGCCCATGAAGCAGATTTCCGCGCCGTCTATGTGTTTAAAGACAAGGCATTCGATGAAAAGGTCGATCTGGAGAAAGGTAACTTCGACTACTTGATGGGATGCGACCTAGATATGGACTCCCCCGAAGTCATTGCTGATCTCAAGCGCTGGGGAGAGTGGTATGTCACCACCACAGACATCGATGGGTTCCGCTTCGATGCAGTCAAGCACGTCCGGGCTGACTTTTTCTCCCAATGGCTCCAGCATTGCCGCCAGGTTTCTGGACGACGCTTGTTCGCCGTGGGGGAATATTGGTCTGACAATGTTGAGGCATTGCATTACTTTGTGAAGACAACTGGTGGAGATGTCACCCTCTTTGATGCACCCCTACACTACAACTTTAGTGAAGCCAGCAAAGCTGGAAAACACTATGACCTACGCACCATTTTTGACAATACTCTAGTACAAGACCAACCAGCCTTAGCCGTTACCCTTGTAGAAAACCACGACTCTCAACCCCTCCAGTCCCTAGAATCAGTCGTGGAATCTTGGTTTAAACCCTCGGCCTATGCCCTGATTTTGCTGCGGCGCGAGGGCTACCCCTGTGTTTTCTATGCTGATTACTACGGTGCTCACTACCGAGACAAAGGTCGAGACGGCAACGAGTATGAAATCTGGCTAGATAGTCACCGCTGGCTAATTGACAGGTTTTTGTACGCTCGTCGGCACTATGCCTATGGCGACCAATACGACTATTTTGATCATCCCAATACAGTGGGGTGGACGCGGTTGGGCAATGACGAGCATCCTGGTGGCATGGCCGTAGTACTCACCAATGGAGACAATGGCCGCAAGTGGATGGAGGTTGGTCAGCCAAATCGTACCTATGTGGATATCACGGAGCACATTAGTGAACCTGTGACCACTAATGATCAGGGTTGGGCGGAATTCCACTGTCCGGCTGGGTCAGTTTCCGTGTGGATACCTGCACCTATGGGTGACGATCGAGCGATCGCGGAGTTTCAAACACGTTTGCAATCAGTACCCGTTTGGGTGCCTACTGCATGACAACGCATCTTCCCCAGAAAAGGTGTCTAAGTAGCATTCACAAGTTTGAGAAGTGCTTACTACGTAAGGTGATAGCTACCTAACAATAAATGGCTCATTAGAGCATTTCTTATTTAGAAAACTTTACCTATCCTTCCGGGTAGCCCCTAAGACTAGATGAATGTCCAAATGATTAGGGTCGTAACTGCTCATCTAGATAGCTAGGTGTCACTTCTGCTTCTATAGAAGGGGCAATCCTAGTTGACTGACAAATCTTTTTTGTGGGCTGGGTTGAACAACGTGAAATCCAACATTAGCCTATGTTCTGTCGGGTTACACTATCGCTAACCCAACCTACAAGAGCATAAGAGTTTCGAGAGTTTTGTCAGGCAACCAAGGGGCCATCGTCATGCTCTAATCCCATTTCTCCAAAAGCCAGCTACATAACCTACTAGTTTGTAGTAAGAACTTGAGTCCTTATTACGAGCCATCTGTAGCGATAGTTTGGGAAACTGGTACAAAAGCAGATTCTGGATCACGTTGGTTCATAGTAACCAAGACTAGTGCTGGAACTAGCCGTAGTCTTTAATTGCACATCGTCTGCTGTTAGTTTGGGGTAAGGCTGGGAATAGTGAACGTAGTGACTAGTTCAATGTGCTGCCCAATTTAAGATTTATTTTTTAAGAGTGATGTAATTTCGTCATCATTCCCATCGCTTCGTTGAACATTAGGTGTTTATTAGAAATGTATTCCTAGCAATTAATGTCTTGCTTCTACCTACTGATGTCAATTAGCGTATAAATCAATTGGTTGATCACCCAATCTAAACCCTTAGCCTTAAACCTATAGACTCTTTACCTGTGAATGCCTTATGTCTACTCCTCTGAGCACAGTTCCCTTAAAACAAAAGCTGCCAAAAAAGCACAATCACTACGGTTTCCGTGACTTTTTTCACTTTGATCCCGATACAGGCAGAATAACTGACTGGAATGATAGTCAGAATGTTCTCACTAGCGAGGATTTTATTATTGGGCTAGTGGAAGGGTTGGAAGAGGAAGTTGGTGATGCTTCGGCAGCTATCATGTATACCATTGGCTGCGAGTGGGGGAAAAAGGACGCTTTCTTCTTTGAGAAGTGGTTTGAGAAGGAGTTTGATCGCAGCATCCGCCAAACTAACCTCATGTTTTTGCTAGAAACGTGGTGGTGGCCGTTTACCTCCCAAGGATGGGGTCGTTGGGAAGTGGATATGGGCGATCGTAAACAGGGCTTTATGTTCATCAACCTGTTTGACTCAGCGGTCGCCC
This genomic interval from Cyanobacteriota bacterium contains the following:
- a CDS encoding alpha-amylase, which encodes MSEPNGVMMQYFHWYIPADGSLWRELTTRAQELANVGITSVWLPPAYKGTGGAYDVGYGVYDLYDLGEFDQKGSVRTKYGTKDEYIAAIKAAKRAGLRVYADVVFNHRLGADAIEEVEATPVDPNNRHRPIGDRRTIKAWTHFTFPGRKGKYSDMEWHWWHFDAVDYNAHEADFRAVYVFKDKAFDEKVDLEKGNFDYLMGCDLDMDSPEVIADLKRWGEWYVTTTDIDGFRFDAVKHVRADFFSQWLQHCRQVSGRRLFAVGEYWSDNVEALHYFVKTTGGDVTLFDAPLHYNFSEASKAGKHYDLRTIFDNTLVQDQPALAVTLVENHDSQPLQSLESVVESWFKPSAYALILLRREGYPCVFYADYYGAHYRDKGRDGNEYEIWLDSHRWLIDRFLYARRHYAYGDQYDYFDHPNTVGWTRLGNDEHPGGMAVVLTNGDNGRKWMEVGQPNRTYVDITEHISEPVTTNDQGWAEFHCPAGSVSVWIPAPMGDDRAIAEFQTRLQSVPVWVPTA
- a CDS encoding 4-vinyl reductase, whose protein sequence is MSTPLSTVPLKQKLPKKHNHYGFRDFFHFDPDTGRITDWNDSQNVLTSEDFIIGLVEGLEEEVGDASAAIMYTIGCEWGKKDAFFFEKWFEKEFDRSIRQTNLMFLLETWWWPFTSQGWGRWEVDMGDRKQGFMFINLFDSAVARTLGDVGKPVCFLYAGLFAGFFTEMVKKQLSCIEIQCYSMGETYCKFLLGGQDRIDAASFWLNEGATARDIEKRLREGERLR